The Aquila chrysaetos chrysaetos unplaced genomic scaffold, bAquChr1.4, whole genome shotgun sequence genome includes a region encoding these proteins:
- the LOC115338438 gene encoding feather keratin Cos1-1/Cos1-3/Cos2-1-like produces MSCYSQCLPCQPCGPTPLANSCNEPCVRQCQNSTVVIEPSPVVVTLPGPILSSFPQNTVVGSSTSAAVGSILSSQGVPINSGCCDLSCITSRYCGRTCLPC; encoded by the coding sequence ATGTCCTGCTACAGCCAgtgcctgccctgccagccctgcggcCCGACCCCGCTGGCCAACAGCTGCAACGAGCCCTGCGTCAGGCAGTGCCAGAACTCCACCGTCGTCATCGAGCCCTCCCCCGTGGTGGTGACCCTGCCCggccccatcctcagctccttcccgcaGAACACCGTTGTGGGCTCCTCCACCTCCGCTGCTGTTGGCAGCATCCTCAGCTCTCAGGGAGTGCCCATCAACTCCGGGTGCTGTGACCTCTCCTGCATTACCAGCCGCTACTGCGGCAGAACATGCCTCCCCTGCTAA